A genomic segment from Arcobacter acticola encodes:
- the nifK gene encoding nitrogenase molybdenum-iron protein subunit beta — translation MQDVDNIVNGQKLFLKPEYQEVLKRKKEFESAAGAVAPEKVAEIQKWTESWDYREKNLAREAITINPAKACQPLGAVMVALGFENTMPYVHGSHGCVAYFRTYFTRHFKEPTPCVSDSMSESAAVFGGLANMKDGLRNCNALYKPEMIAVSTTCMAEVIGDDLNAFIIGAREEAEGELDNVLIPSAHTPSFVGSHITGYDNMMKSTLEQLSEGVEKSVDAERINIIPGFEPYLGSLKEIKKISKMFGDKIIMIGDHEEQWDTGAGEYKLYAGGTKLEDAKTAINASATISLQKYSSILTAKTIKNKWKQKFETCNPIGLSGTDAFVMKLAELTGKEVPEELKQQRARFVDAMQDSYPYMHGKKIAIWGDPDFLLGMVSFLVEMGSIPTHIVCNNAPRKGWEEDMKAILSKSARTAECNIWPGKDLWHLRSLLFTEPVDFMIGNVYGKELYRDTKIPLIRIGFPIFDRHHLHRYSISGYEGGLNLLTWITNSILDQLDEETKNIAETDYFFDSVR, via the coding sequence ATGCAAGATGTAGATAATATAGTAAATGGACAAAAACTTTTTTTAAAACCTGAATATCAAGAAGTTTTAAAAAGAAAAAAAGAGTTCGAGAGTGCAGCAGGTGCTGTAGCTCCTGAAAAAGTTGCAGAAATCCAAAAATGGACTGAGTCTTGGGATTATAGAGAAAAAAATCTAGCAAGAGAAGCAATTACCATTAACCCTGCAAAAGCTTGTCAACCATTGGGTGCTGTTATGGTAGCTCTTGGTTTTGAAAATACAATGCCTTATGTTCATGGATCTCATGGATGTGTTGCATATTTTAGAACATATTTTACTAGACACTTTAAAGAACCAACTCCTTGTGTATCTGATTCAATGTCAGAATCAGCAGCGGTATTTGGTGGTTTAGCAAATATGAAAGATGGTTTAAGAAACTGTAATGCACTTTATAAACCTGAAATGATTGCTGTTAGTACAACTTGTATGGCAGAAGTTATTGGTGATGACTTAAATGCATTTATTATAGGTGCAAGAGAAGAAGCAGAAGGTGAATTAGACAATGTTTTAATCCCAAGTGCGCATACTCCTTCATTTGTTGGTTCTCATATTACAGGTTATGATAATATGATGAAATCAACTTTAGAGCAATTAAGCGAAGGTGTTGAAAAATCTGTTGATGCAGAAAGAATAAACATAATTCCTGGATTTGAACCTTACTTAGGATCATTAAAAGAAATTAAAAAAATCTCTAAAATGTTTGGTGATAAAATCATTATGATTGGTGACCATGAAGAACAATGGGATACTGGGGCTGGTGAATATAAATTATACGCTGGTGGAACAAAATTAGAAGATGCAAAAACTGCAATTAATGCAAGCGCAACAATCAGTTTACAAAAATATTCTTCAATTTTAACAGCTAAAACTATTAAAAATAAATGGAAACAAAAGTTCGAAACTTGTAATCCAATTGGATTAAGTGGTACAGATGCTTTTGTTATGAAATTAGCAGAATTAACAGGGAAAGAAGTTCCTGAAGAATTAAAACAACAAAGAGCTAGATTTGTTGATGCAATGCAAGATTCTTATCCATATATGCATGGTAAAAAAATTGCAATTTGGGGAGATCCTGACTTCTTATTAGGAATGGTTTCATTCTTAGTTGAAATGGGTTCAATTCCAACTCATATTGTATGTAACAATGCACCAAGAAAAGGTTGGGAAGAGGATATGAAAGCTATTCTTTCTAAATCTGCAAGAACTGCTGAATGTAATATTTGGCCTGGAAAAGATTTATGGCACCTTAGATCTTTATTATTCACAGAACCAGTTGATTTTATGATTGGGAATGTTTACGGAAAAGAATTATACAGAGATACAAAAATACCTTTAATCAGAATTGGATTCCCAATTTTTGATAGACACCACTTACATAGATACTCTATAAGTGGTTATGAAGGTGGATTAAATCTATTAACATGGATTACAAACTCTATTTTAGATCAATTAGATGAAGAGACTAAAAATATCGCAGAAACTGATTATTTCTTCGATTCAGTTAGATAA
- the nifD gene encoding nitrogenase molybdenum-iron protein alpha chain yields MGPETLESLQKEALAEVLDSYSDKVKKSRAKHLGIDSPETGKGSCDTTKSNKQTVPGVMSQRGCAYAGSKGVVWGPIKDMIHISHGPIGCGQYSRGGRRNYYIGTTGVDTFVTMNFSTDFNEKDIVFGGDKKLKKALSEIDELFPLNNGISIQSECPIGLIGDDIHAVAKMHKKETGHQAIAVSCEGFRGVSQSLGHHIANDMIRDYIMPDHSYKKDFESTPYDVSIIGDYNIGGDAWSTRIILEEMGLRVIAQWSGDATYKELAIAPKSKLNLLHCYRSMNYIARHMEQEFNVPWMEYNFFGPTKTTESLRKIASFFDETIQEKTEAVIAKYTAMTDAVIAKYKPMLEGKKVMLYVGGLRPRHVIGAYEDLGMEVIGTGYEFGHGDDYKRTKDEIERSTLIYDDANEYELEAFVKKLRPDLVAAGVKEKYVFQKMGLPFRQMHSWDYSGPYHGYDAFAIFAKDMDLAINSPVWNHTKAPWEKEA; encoded by the coding sequence ATGGGACCAGAAACATTAGAAAGTCTACAAAAAGAAGCTCTTGCTGAAGTACTTGATTCTTATTCAGACAAAGTAAAAAAAAGTAGAGCAAAACATTTAGGTATTGATTCACCAGAAACAGGAAAAGGTTCTTGTGATACAACAAAAAGTAATAAACAAACAGTTCCAGGAGTTATGTCTCAAAGGGGATGTGCCTATGCAGGTTCTAAAGGGGTTGTTTGGGGACCTATTAAAGATATGATTCATATTTCTCATGGACCTATTGGATGTGGACAATATTCAAGAGGTGGTAGAAGAAACTATTACATAGGAACAACAGGTGTTGATACATTTGTAACTATGAATTTTTCTACTGATTTTAATGAAAAAGATATCGTATTTGGTGGGGATAAAAAACTTAAAAAAGCATTGAGTGAAATTGATGAATTATTTCCATTAAATAATGGTATTTCAATTCAATCAGAGTGTCCAATTGGATTAATTGGGGATGATATTCACGCCGTTGCTAAAATGCATAAAAAAGAGACAGGTCATCAAGCAATCGCCGTTTCATGTGAGGGGTTTAGAGGGGTTTCACAATCACTTGGTCACCATATTGCAAACGATATGATTAGAGATTATATTATGCCTGATCACTCTTACAAAAAAGATTTCGAATCAACTCCTTATGATGTATCAATTATTGGAGATTACAACATCGGTGGAGATGCGTGGTCAACAAGAATTATTTTAGAAGAAATGGGTTTAAGAGTTATTGCTCAATGGTCAGGAGATGCAACTTATAAAGAGTTAGCAATTGCTCCAAAATCAAAATTAAATCTATTACATTGCTATAGATCTATGAACTATATAGCAAGACATATGGAACAAGAGTTTAATGTTCCTTGGATGGAATATAACTTCTTTGGACCTACAAAAACAACTGAAAGTTTAAGAAAAATTGCTTCATTTTTTGATGAAACAATTCAAGAAAAAACAGAAGCTGTAATTGCAAAATATACTGCAATGACTGATGCTGTAATTGCTAAATATAAACCAATGTTAGAGGGTAAAAAAGTTATGCTTTATGTTGGTGGATTAAGACCAAGACACGTTATTGGTGCTTATGAAGATTTAGGAATGGAAGTAATTGGAACTGGTTATGAATTTGGTCACGGAGATGATTATAAAAGAACAAAAGATGAAATTGAAAGATCAACACTTATTTACGATGATGCAAATGAGTATGAATTAGAAGCTTTTGTTAAAAAATTAAGACCTGACTTAGTTGCAGCTGGTGTTAAAGAAAAATATGTATTCCAAAAAATGGGATTACCATTTAGACAAATGCACTCATGGGATTATAGTGGTCCTTATCATGGGTATGACGCTTTTGCCATTTTTGCAAAAGATATGGATTTAGCAATCAATTCACCTGTATGGAACCACACAAAAGCTCCATGGGAAAAAGAAGCGTAA